One stretch of bacterium DNA includes these proteins:
- a CDS encoding M64 family metallopeptidase — protein MSSKLKSYLLLICLLIAALSISACLYDNQGVTKIVDNGDPSTHIDLTFIGSGFTSNEMQTYEAKVAENLSRILTVNWFVNNYAKFNVWMIDANSPVSGQDLDQAKINSLAAQTPCDILIVLHNYDGQESYGQSSVHLYKYSSSYVVLAHELGHVIGKLDDEYHTPATAWKCDGLSKRTLNIHDQPSNEKWSDLIDTPPYEGARYCEAGLFRPSENSIMRDSAHSTYFDAVGYKAMDLGAGKILGTIESDPPSLDIFGVESGDTKSGNLNIEAITHDESGIERVEFYWSKEGETSKSIKIARTPSYSLFIDTTRYENGRYYLDTYSYDKNWNYTRLTTAFTIANNPDDPGNPGDPGGHEDPGDPPVAGLHVPITVHEALTQDSDYCARTGKIRTMPGMDRINEPLTVGIPLAEDSGITDIAQLGLRGANIQQFRPLAYWPNGNLKWVLVDTQISVPKDYLAVINLVEGTGNSGGSALAADNGDYIIIDTGPAQFRLKKRNFNLFDEVVVNGKRLVLPNNSGGLSMVGYENRTYTLLDGTTHTLKMNETYDSKNDADSGAVIEENGPVRAVVKAMGSFKDTLGNRLMDYTIRFHFYKNKSYVKTYVIMRHGKEEKHINESGKYSQMPRIFSQMQLSIPLNLGDRPKFEFATRDSIVSGTIDNTASLFQAFSEAHRRSTVENDKLDATTSWPHPPMERAAGDVGTNYIQRGLELKNGSATLNPLGDSSHWTRGFAEIKDQSNIGLSIAMKYMSSYWPSSITFTSQGNVEVGVFSRYNSKKDIVMGWGTHETREILFDFHTDPIDNLTALYRIEQPLVGRASINYYGKTKALFGQEGLVSATAMDDWFLRNFGQPRYGIPKDEWSHCNNGVLVWRTFWYSGVQGTDVPACSLFTFLKNGAGGRYMGGLQKTLFNTDSAIRRTDDFDYSKSIIKSDYRYAIVETDAYNAGGGQNHFDYYSHNHWWAMPLYYYLTGNEEIKEAIHDYLEEFIKKGPIRLKDGDTRSNSRYYSTIALGFEFSQDERLKSILESMTDMLLDSRDENSKPGRNPERGYVWEWPNEENPHLRFFFISIHPDAVWQGLRVLKTCDTTYPRSEELEDYLLGVSQCIYHELYFDEPGGTDFGYLNRYLIHSANQWVDGEMGKFDSSRAMWFAYLKTGDVKYLERGKKLLAFGGGLNAATPYPAQDLMYADLYGLNTWHYLDNLEVVNNGNNNYALTWTVPDGAVSYQIKFSDKPIVDWLGFNQATREFQYDPASFTAFFAAANIDNEPQPDQPGSKQSCTIDIPGVISSYNTSRNLEPNNPSFITYDPDKTYYFAMKYFAQ, from the coding sequence ATGTCCAGCAAGCTAAAATCTTATCTTCTCTTGATTTGTCTTCTGATTGCAGCGTTGTCCATTTCTGCCTGCCTGTATGATAACCAGGGAGTCACAAAAATAGTTGACAATGGTGACCCTTCGACCCACATTGACTTGACGTTCATAGGATCGGGGTTCACGTCAAACGAGATGCAAACATATGAAGCCAAGGTAGCTGAAAACCTTAGCAGAATACTCACCGTTAATTGGTTTGTCAATAACTATGCCAAGTTTAATGTCTGGATGATAGATGCCAATTCCCCGGTATCGGGCCAGGACCTTGATCAGGCAAAAATTAATTCTCTTGCCGCTCAGACTCCCTGTGATATCCTGATCGTTTTGCACAATTACGATGGTCAGGAAAGCTATGGCCAATCATCGGTGCATCTCTATAAATACTCTAGTAGTTATGTTGTTCTTGCTCACGAACTTGGCCATGTCATTGGAAAACTGGACGATGAATACCATACTCCGGCTACTGCCTGGAAATGCGATGGTCTGAGTAAGCGTACCCTGAATATCCATGATCAACCTAGCAATGAAAAATGGTCTGATTTGATCGACACTCCTCCCTATGAAGGGGCCCGTTATTGTGAAGCGGGTCTTTTTCGTCCATCCGAAAATTCAATCATGAGGGATTCGGCTCACAGTACCTATTTCGATGCGGTTGGATATAAAGCCATGGATCTCGGTGCCGGCAAAATTCTTGGGACCATCGAATCAGACCCTCCCAGCCTGGACATCTTTGGTGTAGAAAGTGGTGATACAAAAAGTGGAAATTTGAACATAGAAGCAATAACTCACGATGAATCAGGCATTGAAAGGGTAGAATTTTACTGGTCAAAAGAAGGAGAAACTTCAAAGTCGATAAAGATAGCCAGGACCCCCTCTTACAGCTTATTTATTGATACAACCCGATATGAAAATGGCCGGTACTACCTGGATACCTATTCCTATGATAAGAACTGGAATTATACCAGACTGACCACGGCATTTACCATCGCCAATAACCCTGATGATCCCGGCAATCCGGGTGATCCAGGGGGTCATGAGGATCCCGGTGATCCTCCGGTTGCTGGTTTGCATGTTCCAATTACTGTTCATGAAGCCTTGACTCAAGACAGCGATTACTGTGCCCGGACAGGTAAAATACGTACTATGCCGGGAATGGACAGAATTAATGAACCCCTGACCGTAGGAATTCCTCTGGCAGAGGATTCAGGAATTACTGACATTGCTCAACTTGGGTTGCGTGGTGCAAACATCCAGCAGTTCAGACCTCTGGCCTATTGGCCAAATGGCAACCTCAAATGGGTGCTCGTAGATACCCAGATAAGTGTTCCAAAAGACTATTTGGCAGTTATCAACCTGGTTGAAGGAACGGGCAATTCCGGTGGCTCTGCCCTGGCCGCTGATAATGGTGATTATATTATCATAGATACCGGCCCGGCCCAATTCAGGTTAAAGAAACGAAATTTTAACCTGTTTGACGAGGTTGTGGTTAATGGTAAAAGACTTGTCCTTCCCAATAATTCAGGAGGCTTGTCTATGGTAGGTTATGAAAACAGGACTTACACCTTATTGGATGGCACAACTCATACATTAAAGATGAATGAAACCTATGATTCAAAAAATGACGCTGATTCAGGAGCCGTGATTGAAGAAAATGGGCCGGTAAGAGCGGTTGTCAAGGCGATGGGTTCATTTAAGGACACTTTGGGTAACCGGTTAATGGATTATACTATACGGTTCCATTTCTATAAGAATAAATCTTACGTGAAGACTTATGTAATCATGAGGCATGGGAAAGAAGAGAAACATATCAATGAATCGGGCAAGTATTCTCAGATGCCAAGGATCTTTTCTCAAATGCAGTTATCTATTCCCCTGAACCTTGGGGACAGGCCAAAATTTGAGTTTGCCACCAGAGACAGCATCGTTTCTGGAACCATTGATAATACTGCCTCTCTGTTTCAGGCCTTCAGTGAAGCCCATCGGAGAAGTACGGTTGAGAACGACAAACTTGATGCCACGACCAGTTGGCCTCATCCTCCAATGGAAAGGGCTGCTGGTGATGTGGGAACTAACTATATTCAAAGAGGGCTGGAACTGAAAAACGGTTCAGCTACTCTTAACCCTCTGGGTGATTCAAGCCATTGGACGAGAGGTTTTGCTGAAATCAAGGATCAGAGTAACATCGGATTATCGATAGCCATGAAATACATGTCGAGTTATTGGCCGTCGAGTATTACATTTACCTCTCAGGGCAATGTAGAAGTCGGAGTATTCTCCAGATACAACTCGAAAAAGGACATCGTTATGGGATGGGGAACGCATGAGACACGGGAAATTCTGTTTGACTTCCATACCGATCCAATCGATAACCTGACAGCTCTTTACCGCATAGAACAGCCGCTCGTAGGAAGAGCATCCATCAACTACTATGGAAAAACAAAGGCTCTTTTTGGTCAGGAGGGGCTCGTCAGCGCTACAGCAATGGATGACTGGTTTCTGAGGAATTTTGGCCAGCCCAGATATGGTATTCCCAAGGATGAGTGGTCTCATTGCAATAATGGGGTCTTAGTATGGAGAACGTTTTGGTATAGCGGTGTACAGGGAACTGATGTGCCTGCTTGCAGCTTATTTACATTTTTAAAGAATGGTGCTGGCGGAAGATATATGGGGGGCTTGCAGAAAACGCTATTCAACACGGATTCCGCCATTCGAAGGACAGATGATTTCGATTATTCAAAATCAATTATCAAATCTGATTATCGGTATGCAATCGTCGAAACAGACGCCTATAATGCAGGTGGAGGGCAGAACCACTTCGATTATTATAGCCATAACCACTGGTGGGCAATGCCGTTATATTATTACCTGACCGGAAACGAGGAAATAAAAGAGGCTATACATGATTACCTCGAAGAATTCATTAAAAAAGGCCCGATCAGGTTAAAGGATGGAGATACACGTTCCAACTCCCGGTATTACAGTACTATAGCACTGGGTTTTGAATTTTCACAGGATGAACGGCTCAAGTCTATACTCGAATCAATGACTGATATGCTTCTTGATTCAAGAGATGAAAATTCGAAGCCCGGAAGAAACCCGGAGCGAGGTTATGTGTGGGAGTGGCCGAATGAGGAAAATCCGCATCTCAGGTTTTTCTTTATCTCAATACATCCGGATGCTGTCTGGCAGGGATTAAGAGTTCTGAAAACCTGTGACACGACTTATCCGAGAAGTGAGGAACTGGAGGATTATCTCCTTGGTGTAAGTCAGTGTATATACCATGAGCTTTACTTCGATGAGCCGGGGGGAACTGATTTTGGCTATCTCAATCGCTATCTTATCCACAGTGCTAACCAGTGGGTAGATGGTGAAATGGGTAAATTCGACTCATCGAGAGCAATGTGGTTTGCATATCTCAAGACGGGAGATGTGAAATACCTGGAGCGAGGTAAAAAGCTCCTTGCTTTTGGAGGCGGGCTGAATGCTGCAACCCCATACCCTGCCCAGGACCTGATGTATGCAGACCTGTATGGTTTGAATACCTGGCATTACCTCGATAACCTTGAAGTAGTCAACAATGGCAATAATAATTACGCCTTGACCTGGACAGTACCTGATGGAGCGGTTTCCTATCAGATAAAGTTTTCAGACAAACCTATTGTCGACTGGCTGGGTTTCAACCAGGCAACCCGGGAATTTCAATATGATCCTGCCAGCTTTACAGCCTTTTTTGCCGCAGCCAACATTGATAACGAACCTCAGCCTGATCAGCCAGGCAGCAAACAGAGCTGTACCATAGATATCCCCGGAGTGATAAGCTCCTATAATACTTCACGAAATCTGGAACCAAATAATCCGTCATTCATTACCTATGATCCAGATAAGACGTATTATTTTGCTATGAAATACTTTGCTCAATAA
- a CDS encoding lipopolysaccharide biosynthesis protein, with translation MRDLAEKAVKSVFWIGAAKFFGQLFSWLVTLAWLRLLSPNDFGLMNMALVYEAVIVIVYDLCMGETVIQKKNLTIEDINCAFWFSLTFGLCLCFATWFLAKIIALFFGNQELIHIIRALSIVTFLMAVKGIPNSLLARNLEFKKISLAEFISVVFSNAVSLVMAFMGYGVWSLVMCTLLQNFASCIIILYYSRWKPQLYFSFSRIYNLLRFGIPITGHHLLNYVCQKSDSIIIGKFLGEKSLGYYGVAMDFSRIAIDKVIVIVNKVTYPVFTKVQDSREDLQHYFLKLTYFISIFSLPILLGMSAISEEIFVIVMTPKWLPSLPVFRVFCLLGIAYSYTGVLLTVLKSVGKTRQLFTYSLLCATLLPLAFLATIQYGLLAVALSWLIIYPLEFSYLLYHVLKEVDVSFSRFFKVVSMPLIGSLLMFIFITLIKTALFKDTVSILSMSTYILIGAAFYVLYISIFSRDILDDVKNIIGKVRAKTPLADCSD, from the coding sequence ATGCGGGATTTAGCCGAAAAGGCCGTTAAAAGTGTATTCTGGATTGGAGCCGCCAAATTTTTTGGACAACTGTTTTCATGGCTCGTGACCCTGGCCTGGCTTCGGTTGCTCTCCCCGAACGATTTTGGATTGATGAACATGGCCCTGGTATACGAAGCGGTCATCGTTATCGTATACGATCTGTGCATGGGCGAAACCGTGATCCAGAAAAAAAATCTGACCATCGAGGATATCAACTGCGCATTCTGGTTTTCATTGACCTTCGGATTGTGCCTGTGTTTCGCCACCTGGTTCCTTGCCAAAATCATCGCCCTGTTTTTCGGCAATCAGGAGCTTATCCATATAATTCGGGCCTTAAGTATTGTAACCTTCCTCATGGCCGTAAAGGGAATACCGAATAGCCTGCTGGCAAGAAATCTTGAATTCAAAAAAATATCGCTTGCGGAGTTTATATCGGTTGTTTTCAGCAATGCAGTCAGTCTGGTGATGGCATTCATGGGATATGGTGTCTGGAGCCTCGTTATGTGCACGCTGCTGCAAAACTTTGCTTCCTGCATTATCATCCTCTACTATTCCCGCTGGAAGCCGCAGCTTTATTTCAGTTTTTCGAGGATCTATAACCTCCTAAGATTCGGAATCCCCATAACCGGCCACCACCTGCTGAATTACGTCTGTCAAAAAAGCGATTCGATTATCATTGGCAAATTCCTTGGCGAGAAATCACTGGGTTACTATGGAGTGGCCATGGATTTCTCCAGAATAGCTATCGATAAGGTCATTGTAATAGTTAATAAGGTCACCTACCCGGTATTCACAAAAGTTCAGGATAGCAGAGAAGATCTACAGCATTACTTCTTAAAGCTCACCTATTTTATTTCAATCTTTTCCCTTCCTATCCTGCTGGGTATGTCTGCCATTTCCGAAGAAATTTTTGTCATTGTCATGACGCCAAAATGGCTTCCCAGTCTCCCTGTTTTCAGAGTATTCTGCCTTTTAGGGATCGCCTACTCATACACCGGTGTGTTACTTACTGTTCTTAAATCCGTTGGAAAAACCAGGCAGTTATTCACCTATTCACTGCTGTGCGCCACCCTGTTGCCTCTGGCTTTCCTTGCTACCATTCAGTATGGCCTGCTCGCTGTTGCCCTCTCCTGGCTGATTATCTACCCGCTGGAATTCAGCTACCTTCTCTACCATGTGTTGAAAGAGGTTGACGTCTCATTCAGCAGGTTTTTTAAGGTAGTCAGCATGCCCCTGATCGGGTCACTCCTGATGTTTATCTTCATCACCCTGATAAAAACTGCCCTCTTCAAAGATACTGTATCCATTCTCAGCATGTCCACCTACATCCTGATCGGTGCAGCTTTCTACGTATTGTATATATCTATTTTTTCAAGAGACATCCTCGATGATGTGAAAAACATCATCGGCAAGGTGAGGGCCAAAACACCACTGGCAGATTGTTCTGACTAG
- the asnB gene encoding asparagine synthase (glutamine-hydrolyzing): MGGIAGITYWSAEAPGTGEELLSRMVAAMQHRGADCKVQSLKGWGAFGVRSHQPHGYLKEYVYDNSKRLLAVIDGDIFSVRDQSFDPGSLSNADLILQLYSKYGVNFGEKIDGSYAIAVWDESIPQLLLIRDRLGYKPLFYSRLKNAMIFASEIKAILTCEDFEKSVSLRSLNNFLSYGYVPNPDTLFESIYQVKPGHILVCKDGNISEKSYWEIKYRLNGQDTPENHYREKFLETFKNAVSRRLRKYPDAGAFLSGGLDTSAVAAVMYELKGRQPFKVFTAGFKEERYNEINDAKVVADYFGLDHYTILVDFDDNFHSLLEKLVYHHDAPFADTSAIPSYFAAQLAREQGSDVLTGDFPDQLLGGSGHHFKALRSLQHDCLPFRLLKCKSVNRMLTGMTLSAGSNSLLDRTKRMVYRQTHPIEEQRVILDMPIPELLKQCLYSADMLKINAQNNPLSIARSIYEHVSDQDLLNKILYFDMISYAPDDLMVKVERMTMAHGLNAISPFHDLELVEFILTIPTDLKIRGSAGKYLMKEALRPLLPEYTLKKKKQGFAMPIQEWLIRKIPHYVRDILLDSRTLNRGYFSRKFITKMVEDFVSGRTDYASGSEAAIISLITLELWHRIFIDTQPSVNFSGELEILTCGI; the protein is encoded by the coding sequence ATGGGTGGAATAGCCGGCATTACCTATTGGTCCGCTGAGGCACCAGGTACAGGGGAGGAGTTACTTTCCCGGATGGTTGCTGCGATGCAACACCGGGGAGCAGACTGCAAGGTGCAGTCTTTGAAAGGCTGGGGGGCTTTTGGCGTCAGGTCTCACCAACCGCATGGATATCTCAAAGAGTATGTTTATGACAATTCGAAGAGGCTGTTGGCGGTGATAGATGGTGATATCTTCAGCGTACGCGACCAGAGCTTCGATCCTGGTTCTCTTTCGAACGCTGATCTTATCCTCCAGCTCTACAGCAAATACGGAGTTAATTTTGGAGAGAAAATCGACGGCTCATACGCCATTGCCGTCTGGGATGAGAGTATACCTCAATTATTACTCATCAGGGATCGGTTGGGTTATAAGCCTCTTTTTTATTCCAGATTGAAAAATGCCATGATATTCGCTTCAGAAATCAAGGCAATTCTTACCTGTGAGGACTTTGAAAAATCAGTCAGTTTACGGAGTCTGAATAATTTTCTCTCCTATGGATATGTTCCAAACCCGGACACGTTATTTGAATCAATCTACCAGGTGAAACCGGGGCATATACTCGTCTGCAAAGATGGAAATATCAGTGAAAAATCATACTGGGAAATCAAATACCGGTTGAATGGCCAGGATACACCGGAAAACCATTATCGGGAAAAATTCCTTGAGACCTTCAAAAATGCAGTATCAAGACGCTTGAGGAAATACCCGGATGCCGGAGCTTTCCTGAGTGGCGGACTCGATACGAGTGCAGTTGCCGCTGTCATGTATGAGCTCAAAGGGAGGCAGCCGTTCAAGGTATTTACCGCAGGATTCAAGGAAGAACGGTATAATGAAATAAATGACGCCAAAGTGGTCGCTGACTATTTCGGCCTTGACCACTATACAATTCTGGTTGATTTTGATGATAACTTTCATTCACTGCTGGAAAAGTTAGTCTATCACCACGATGCACCTTTTGCCGATACCTCGGCTATCCCATCCTATTTTGCCGCTCAACTTGCCAGGGAACAGGGAAGCGATGTTTTAACCGGCGACTTTCCGGACCAGCTTCTTGGCGGATCGGGTCACCATTTTAAAGCCCTCCGCAGCTTACAGCATGACTGCCTGCCGTTCCGGCTTCTCAAATGCAAAAGCGTAAACCGGATGCTGACAGGCATGACCTTGTCCGCGGGCAGCAACTCATTGCTGGACAGGACCAAGAGAATGGTTTACCGGCAGACCCATCCGATCGAGGAACAGCGGGTAATCCTGGATATGCCGATCCCGGAGCTGCTCAAACAATGTCTCTACAGCGCTGACATGCTGAAGATCAATGCCCAAAACAATCCCCTTTCCATAGCCCGCTCTATCTATGAGCATGTTTCGGATCAGGACCTTTTGAATAAAATTCTTTACTTCGACATGATTTCCTATGCTCCGGATGATCTCATGGTCAAGGTGGAACGGATGACCATGGCTCATGGCCTCAATGCCATAAGTCCCTTTCATGATCTCGAACTGGTAGAGTTTATCCTTACCATCCCAACGGATTTAAAGATCAGGGGCAGCGCTGGAAAATACCTCATGAAGGAAGCTTTGCGGCCCCTGCTTCCGGAATATACTCTGAAAAAGAAGAAACAGGGATTTGCCATGCCAATTCAGGAATGGCTTATCAGGAAGATACCTCATTATGTGAGGGATATACTCCTGGATTCCCGAACCTTAAACCGTGGCTATTTCAGCAGGAAATTTATAACCAAAATGGTTGAAGACTTTGTGTCAGGCCGTACCGATTACGCATCGGGTTCGGAGGCAGCGATTATATCGCTCATCACTCTGGAGCTTTGGCACAGGATATTTATAGACACTCAACCAAGCGTAAATTTTTCCGGGGAGCTCGAAATTCTGACATGCGGGATTTAG
- a CDS encoding ATP-grasp domain-containing protein, with translation MNPKLKIDFDTEVDLDSRGFPSVFILNLAYTGLGIARSFAETGIKVFGIGSKRWACGNYSRYVNFFHSPDSQAEPERLSQFLIALAQRETQKPVIFPTRDHDILFLNRYREKLEPYFIIALPEKNTLNTVMDKWKLFEAAKRCNVTTPKTYVIGREDELGSISSQIDYPVIIKPLRAADWRKDRIWKIVKRKAIYCPSEKTLWREYNRFKHINPTVLLQEYIEGADDDIYTFCSYCDRHSHVLVSFNTRKRIQRPERFGTGIVVQSAVNNEITECSKRLLKFIGFTGTSEIEYKRDPATGIYYLIEINPRFWDQHRLSGSFGINLPLVAYSDLTGKGRPPSSSSKYQPATWIAEDGFIKHFTSELFTRRKKPGDILHKLGGNINYAVWDRKDPLPFLISLALMITDMSKQVTQRISSWVE, from the coding sequence GGTATTCATACTCAACTTAGCATATACGGGACTTGGCATCGCCAGATCTTTTGCCGAAACAGGGATAAAGGTTTTCGGAATAGGATCGAAAAGATGGGCATGCGGTAATTATAGCAGATATGTTAATTTTTTCCATTCTCCGGATTCTCAGGCCGAACCGGAGAGGCTCTCTCAGTTTCTGATAGCCCTTGCTCAAAGAGAAACCCAAAAGCCGGTCATCTTCCCCACCAGAGACCATGATATTCTTTTCCTCAACAGGTACCGGGAAAAACTCGAACCCTATTTTATCATTGCCCTGCCGGAAAAGAACACCCTGAATACGGTCATGGATAAGTGGAAATTGTTTGAAGCTGCCAAAAGGTGCAATGTCACTACACCGAAAACATATGTAATTGGCAGAGAGGATGAATTAGGTTCAATAAGCTCTCAAATTGACTACCCGGTTATCATAAAACCTCTTCGTGCGGCTGACTGGAGAAAAGACAGAATTTGGAAGATTGTAAAAAGGAAAGCGATTTATTGCCCATCCGAGAAAACTCTTTGGCGGGAATACAATAGATTCAAGCACATCAATCCTACGGTATTGCTGCAGGAATATATCGAGGGTGCGGATGACGATATTTATACCTTTTGTTCCTATTGTGACCGGCATTCTCATGTTCTGGTTTCTTTCAATACCCGAAAGAGAATCCAGAGACCGGAGAGGTTCGGTACCGGGATTGTTGTTCAAAGCGCTGTTAATAATGAAATCACTGAATGCAGCAAACGCCTGTTAAAATTTATCGGATTTACCGGCACATCGGAAATTGAGTACAAAAGGGACCCTGCCACCGGAATCTATTACCTGATTGAAATAAATCCCCGGTTCTGGGACCAGCACCGGCTGAGTGGAAGCTTTGGCATCAACCTCCCTCTGGTCGCCTACTCTGACCTCACTGGCAAAGGCAGGCCTCCATCCTCCTCCTCAAAATATCAGCCAGCTACCTGGATTGCCGAAGATGGCTTTATCAAGCATTTCACCAGCGAATTGTTCACCCGGAGAAAAAAACCGGGGGATATACTTCATAAATTGGGCGGGAACATCAATTACGCGGTCTGGGATAGAAAGGATCCCCTGCCATTCCTTATTTCCCTTGCCCTGATGATCACTGATATGTCAAAACAAGTAACACAAAGGATATCCTCATGGGTGGAATAG